CGACCCCGAGCGTCTCCGGCTGGGTGAACACGTCGGTGAGTGCCCCGCCGGACACCGCGACGCCCGCGCTGAACAGCGCGAACAGCGGGACGGCCAGCCCTGCCGACAAGGGCCGCACGAGGTGTTCGATGCGCTCGCCGGGGGAGTGGTCCTCGCCCTCGTGGCGGTGGCAGCGCAGCATCAGGCCCATGGCGACACCCGCGATGGTGGCGTGGATGCCGCTGTTGTACATCAGCGCCCAGACGACGAGGGCGAGCGGCACGTACACGTACCAGCCGCGTACGCCGCCCCGCAGCAGCAGCCAGAAGAGCAGCAGACCGGCGACGGCGCCGCCGAGCGCGGCGAAGTTCAGGTCGGCGGTGAAGAACACCGCGATGATCAGGATCGCGAAGAGGTCGTCGACGACGGCGAGCGTGAGCAGGAAGGCCCGCAGCGCGCTCGGCAGGGAGGTGCCGATGACGGCGAGCACGGCGAGGGCGAAGGCGATGTCGGTGGCGGTCGGCACGGCCCAGCCGTCCAGGGAGCCCCCGCCGGCCAGGGCGGTGACGGTGTAGACGAGTGCCGGTACGGCCATGCCGCACAGGGCGGCGACGACCGGGAGCGCGGCGGCCTTGGGGTCGCGCAGATCGCCCGCGACCAGCTCGCGCTTGAGCTCGATCCCGGCGACGAAGAAGAAGATCGCCAGCAGTCCGTCGGCGGCCCAGTGCGCGACGGACAGGTCGAGGCCGAGGGCGGCGGGGCCCAGGTGGAAGTGGGAGACGCTCTCGTAGCTGTCGTGCAGCACGGGGATGTTCGCCCAGAGCAGCGCGGTGACCGCGGCTGCGAGCAGCAGCACCCCGCCGACGGTCTCCGTGCGCAGCGCGTCCGCCACGTAGGTCCGCTCGGGCAGTGACAGCCGGCCGAGGACCGTGCGGCGGGTGGTGGAGCGGGGCGCGGTCACAAGGAGAACCTCCGGTCGGTGGGCAGGACGGAACACATGCCGACCAGACTTCCCGGCGCACCATGGAGCACTTGTTTTGCTTAGTTTAGGTAACCGTACGGCTCTGCGCATCCGGCGGCCCTCGCCGCGGGGGCACGCCGGCGGAGGGCACCCGGTGAGCGGGTGCCCTCCGCCGGATTCGTCATGCCGCTGCCGCGATCAGTCCTCGCTGGGCGCGGCGGGCAGCTTGGTCTGGATGAGGTCCATGACCGTGGAGTCGGTCAGCGTGGTGACGTCACCCAGCTGGCGGTTCTCGGCTACGTCCCGCAGCAGCCGGCGCATGATCTTGCCCGAGCGGGTCTTCGGCAGCTCGGCCACCGGCAGGATCCGCTTGGGCTTGGCGATGGGGCCGAGGGCGTTGCCGACATGGGTGCGCAGCTCGGCGACCAGGCCCTCGGTCTCCGAGGCCGTCCCGCGCAGGATCACGAACGCGACGATCGCCTGCCCGGTCGTCTCGTCCGCCGCACCGACCACGGCCGCCTCGGCGACCGAGGGGTGGGAGACGAGCGCGGACTCCACCTCGGTGGTGGAGATGTTGTGGCCGGAGACGAGCATGACGTCGTCGACCCGGCCGAGCAGCCAGATGTCACCGTCGTCGTCCTTCTTGGCGCCGTCACCGGCGAAGTACTTGCCCTCGAAGCGCGACCAGTACGTGTCGATGAAGCGCTGGTCGTCGCCCCAGATGGTGCGCAGCATCGACGGCCACGGCTCGGTCAGCACCAGGTAGCCGCCACCGCCGTTCGGCACCTCGTTCGCCTCGTCGTCGACGACCGTCGCGGAGATGCCGGGCAGCGGCGTCTGCGCGGAGCCGGGCTTGGTGGCGGTCACGCCCGGCAGCGGGGTGATCATCATCGAGCCGGTCTCGGTCTGCCACCACGTGTCGACGACCGGGGTGCGGTCGGCGCCGATGTTCTTGCGGTACCAGACCCATGCCTCGGGGTTGATCGGCTCGCCCACCGAGCCCAGCACCCGCAGGCTGGACAGGTCGAACTTGGCGGGGATGTCGTCGCCCCACTTCATGAACGTACGGATCGCGGTCGGCGCGGTGTAGAGGATGGTCACGCCGTACTTCTGCACGATCTCCCAGAAGCGGCCCTGGTGCGGGGTGTCGGGCGTGCCCTCGTACATGACCTGCGTCGCGCCGTTGGCCAGCGGCCCGTAGACGATGTAGGAGTGGCCGGTGACCCAGCCGACGTCGGCGGTGCACCAGTAGACGTCGGTCTCCGGCTTGAGGTCGAAGACGGCGTGGTGGGTGTAGGCGGTCTGGGTGAGGTAGCCGCCGGACGTGTGCAGGATGCCCTTCGGCTTACCCGTGGTGCCCGAGGTGTACAGGATGAACAGCGGGTGCTCGGCGTCGAACGCCTGCGGGGTGTGCTCCGCGCTCTGGCGTCCCACGAGGTCGTGCCACCACACGTCGCGGCCCTCGGTGAAGGCGACCTCCTGGCCCGTGCGGCGCACGACGAGGACGTGTTCGACGATGCCCGCCTTCTCGACGGCCTCGTCCACGGCCGGCTTGAGCGCGGACGGCTTGCCGCGCCGGTAGCCGCCGTCGGTGGTGATGATCACGCGCGCGTCGGCGTCCTGGATGCGGGTGGCGAGCGCGTCCGAGGAGAAGCCGCCGAAGACGACCGAGTGGGCGGCGCCGATCCGGGCGCAGGCCAGCATCGCGATCGCCGTCTCGGGGATCATCGGCATGTAGACGGCGACCCGGTCGCCCGCCTGGACTCCCAGCTCCTGCAGGGCGTTGGCGGCCTTGGAGACCTCGTCCTTGAGCTCGGCGTAGGTGATCGCGCGGCTGTCGCCCGGCTCGCCCTCGAAGTGGATGGCGACGCGGTCGCCGAGCCCGGCCTCCACATGGCGGTCGACGCAGTTGTAGGCGACGTTGAGCCGGCCGTCCTTGAACCACTTGGCGAACGGCGGGTTCGACCAGTCGAGCGTCTCGGTGGGCTCCTTGGCCCAGGTCAGCCGGCGGGCCTGCTCGGCCCAGAAGCCGAGCCTGTCAGCCTTGGCCTGTTCATACGCCTCCGCGGTGACGTTGGCGTTCGCGGCCAGGTCGGCGGGGGGCGCGAAGCGTCGCTCCTCCTTCAAGAGGTTGGCCAGGCTTTCATTGCTCACGGCATCTGCCTTTCCCAGGGTGTCCGTTGTGTCCCAGGCCACAGCTCATCAGACCCGGGGGTGCGATGACAAGGGCCGACCGCCGATTGGTTTAGACCTTTGGGCGGCGCTGTCGGGAACCGAGGTCATCCGTACCCACGGACGCCGACCAGGGAAAGTTCAGTGTGTGTGCTGCGGGTCACCCTGCTCGCGGTCCGGCGGGCCGCAGGGTGTGCTCCCGCTGTCGATCGGGGGCACACCCTCTTCCGGTGCAGGGCGGGACGCACCGCACCGGGCACCGGCTCACGCCGACAGATCCGGCTCCCGCACGCGGTCGAAGACGCCGCCGGTCTCCGTCTCGGTGAGCAGGTACGCCTCGGCCTCGCCCACGTGGAAGTACATCCCGTGCAGTTCCAGGGCGCCCTCGTCGAGTGCCCGTCTCACCGAGTCGTGGGCGCGCAGGTGCTCCAGCTGCTGGACCACGTTCGTCAGGCAGAGCTGCTCGACCGCGTCCTCGGGGGACCGTCCCGCCAGCATGTCCCGGGGCAGGCCGGCCTCGGCCATGCGCTCCAGGCTCGGCAGCCCGTGCCGCAGCCACCGCTTCAGCGGGGTCCGGGCGCCACCGGGCTCGGAGTCGAACAGGGCCTGCATGGCTCCGCATCCGGAGTGTCCGCACACCGTGATGGACCGCACCCGGAGCACGTCCACGGCGTACTCGATCGCCGCCGCCACCGAGTCGTCACCGCTCTCCTCGCCCGGGCGCGGGACGAGGTTGCCCACGTTGCGCACGACGAACAGGTCGCCCGGACCACTGGAGGTGATCATCGATGTGACCAGCCGTGAGTCGGCGCAGGTCAGGAAGAGCTGCGACGGCCGCTGCCCCTCTCTCGCCAGCCGGGCCAGCTCGCTGCGCACCAGCGGTGCGGTGTTGCGCTGGAACGCGCTGATGCCACGCGCCAGTTCGTGCCCGCTGGCTCCGCCGGTGCCCGTCGGGTCCGGCTGGGAGCGGTCCGACCCGTCCGGGTTCTTCTCGGCGGGGGGTGTGGACTGGGGGCCGTCGCACTGGTGGTTGCGCCAGGGTGTCCAGGGCCGGCAGCGGCAGTCGCCGGAGGCCTGGGGCTCGGAGATGCGGGTGCCGGGATGCCGGCCGGTGATCTCCACGGTGCCGCCCTGCGCGGTGTGCGTCTTCTGCCAGTCCTGCAACGTCTCGTACGCCGCGTGGTCCATGAACGACCCGTCCAGCTCGACGACGGTGTCGGCGCCGTGGGGCACGAGATGCAGGGCCCGGCTGAGCCGTGGCACCGCGAGGAACGTCAACTGTCCTCTGACGTGGACGTGATGGACTCCTTCCCTCTCGTCGTGCGTGATGCGGGTGCGGGTGAGGCGGTGCAGGGCGACGCCGACGGCCATGGCGATGCCGAGCGCCACGCCCTCCAGGACGCCGAGGGAGACCACGCCGAGGGTGGTGACGGCGTAGACCCAGACCTCCCGGTGGCGGGTCACCGTGCGGATGTGGTTCAGGGACACCATCTGGATGCCGACGGCCATCACCAGGGCGGCGAGCGAGGCGAGCGGGATGAGCTCCAGGATCGGGACCATCAGCAGCGCGGCGATCACTACGAGAACGCCGTGCAGCATCGTGGAGTTCCGGCTGATCGCGCCCGCGTGCACATTCGCCGAACTTCGCACGGCGACACCGGCGATGGGCAGTCCGCCGAGCGAGCCGGAGACGATGTTGGCGGCGCCCTGTCCGAGCAGTTCGCGGTCGAGGTTCGAGCGCCCGACACGGGGCGACAGGCCGGGGCGGCCGGCCACCAGCTTGTCCACGGCGACCGCGCCGAGCAGCGACTGCACGCTGCACACCAGCGTGGTGGTGAGCACGGCGGCGACCAGGCCGAGCACGGGGCCCTCGGGGAGCCCGGCCAGGGCGTGGTTGCTCCAGGACGGCAGGTCGACCTTGGGCAGGCGGAGCCCGGCGAGCGCGGCGGCGGCGGTGGCTCCGGCGACCGCGACGAGCGCGGCCGGGACCTTGCGCAGCAGGCGTCCGGCCCGGCCGGGCAGTCTCGGCCAGAGCAGCAGCAGCGCCAGGGTCAGCACGCTCACCGATACGGCCGCGGGGCGCATGTGTGCCAACTGGGCGGGCAGCGCGCGGAGGTTGTCCGGTACGGAACTCTGCGGTGTGCCGCCGAGCACGATGTGCAGCTGGGCGACGGCGATGGTGACGCCGATCCCGGCGAGCATGCCGTGCACGATGGCGGGGCTGACGGCGAGAGCGCCGCGGGCCACGCGCAGGCAGCCGAGGCCGAGTTGGGCGAGGCCGGCGAGGACGGTGATGGCGCAGGTCGTCCGCCAGCCGTAGCGCTGGATGAGGTCGGCGGTGACGACGGTGAGCCCGGCGGCCGGGCCGCTCACCTGGAGCGGGGAGCCGCCGAGCCGCCCGGCGACCAGCCCGCCCACGGCGGCGGCGACGAGGCCGGCCTGGAGAGGGGCGCCGGTGGCGAGGGCGATGCCCAGGGACAGGGGCAGGGCGATCAGGAAGACCGCGATCGAGGCCGACACATCGGCACCCGCGATCCTGAATCGGCGGGGTCCGGTCGGCGGCGGACTGTGGGGCGGATGGGTGCGTTCGGTGCGGTTCGGATCGGCGGCGCGTGTGGGGACGCAGGCTGACATGGGTTCCCGTCTCCTCCGGGGCTGCGCGGTCGCGTAACTGGGGGGTCCCGCTCAGGGCGGGGTTCGGTCGCGGCGGTCACGGCGTAAATCGGCGGGATGAATCAACACTCGGTAAACGGATCGTAATGCAGAGTAAAGGACGAGCATAGACTTTACGGGCAAATGGGTGAATAGATCACCCTGAAGAGTGAAGTGGCCATTTCATCGGCTTGTCGTACTAATTCCTTCTCGACCTCGTGCGAATTTGGCGGCGCTGTCCGCACCCGAGAGAAGGAAGAAGGTGGGCGGAACATGGCCGCCACCCACAGGATCGCCGCGAGTTCCGTGATCGCCGCGGTCTGCGCCGCATCGCTCGCCGGTTGCGCGACCGGCACCCCCCGGCAAGAGGCCCCCGAACCCCAGAAGGCGACACCGGCACAGGCGCCGAAGAGCGCCGTCCGCCTGATCGGAGACGGCTCCACCGCCTACACCGGCGCCCAGCCGCACCTCCCCAGGCCCGAGCGGCTGCGACCCGGTCAGAAGCCCCCGCAGTTCGTCGTCTTCTCCTGGGACGGCGCGGGCGAGGACAGCCAGAAGCTGTTCTCCCACTTCCGCAAGGTCGCCAAGCGGAACAACGCGACCATGACGTACTTCCTGAGCGGCGTGTACATGCTGCCGGACGAGAAACGGGACCGCTACCGGCCGCCGCAGCACTCGCCGGGCCGCTCCGACATCGGCTTCAACGACCGCCGCGGCATCGCCGCCACCGCCAAGCAGCTGCGCCTGGCCTGGCTCGAGGGCAACGAGATCGGCACCCACTTCAACGGCCACTTCTGCGGCAGCGGTGGCGGCGTCGGCGAGTGGTCCGTCCAGGACTGGAAGGACGAGATCTCCCAGGCCAAGCACTTCGTGAAGACCTGGAAGACCAACACCGGCCTGACGGGCGCGGCTCCTCTGCCCTTCGACTACGACAAGGAGCTCATCGGCGCCCGCACGCCGTGCCTGGAGGGCCAGCGCAACTTCATGAGAGCGGCCCGTGACCTGGGCTTCCGCTATGACACCAGCGGCGTGAACGACCAGGTCTGGCCGAAGAAGAAGCAGGGCCTGTGGGACGTGTCCATGCAGCTCGTGCCGTTCCCCGGCCACTCCTTCGAGCAGCTCACCATGGACTACAACTTCATGGTCAACCAGTCGGGCACCAAGACCCAGGGCAACCCCGCCATGCACGACTTCTGGGGCGACCAGATGCGCGACGGCCTGCTCAAGGGCTTCTCACGGGCCTACAACGGCAACCGCGCGCCCCTGATCATCGGCAACCACTTCGAGTCCTGGAACGGCGGCACCTACATGCGGGCCGTCGAGGAGGTCATCGAGACGGTGTGCACCAAGGAGGAGGTGCGCTGCGTCTCGTTCCGGCAGCTCGTGGACTGGCTGGACGCCCAGGACCCGAAGACGCTGGAGAAGCTGCGCACCCTGCAGGTCGGCCAGGCGCCCAAAGCGGGCTGGGCGACCTTCCTGTCGGACCGGCCCGCCCCGGCGCCCAAGGGCGTGCCCGGAGCGCCGGCGGCCAAGGGCGTGCCCGGAGCGCCGGCGGCCAAGGGCGTGCCCGGAGCGCCGGCGGCCAAGGGTGCTCCGGGTGCTTCGGGGGTCAAGGGCGTCCCGGGTGCTCAGGGGAGCAAGGGGTAGTCCTTCGGGCGGACGTGGCCGGAGGCACGCGCGCGTGATGGCCGGACGCTCGCACGAGTGATGGCCGGGCGTTCGCGAGCGTATAGGCAGGGTGCTCGCGCGACGTATAGGCAGGGTGCTCGCGCGACGTGTAGGCAGGGCGCTCGTGGGCGTGAAGAAGGCCACTCCGCGGCGGAGCGGGGCCCCGGGGTGCGTAGGGTCGTACTCATGAGTACAGCAGGCGCGAGCGCCGATCCCCTCGCGGCCCTGGGGGCGCTGCCCGGAGTGGCCGATTCCGTGGAGTCCGTCCGCAAGGCCGTCGACCGGGTCTACGGGCACCGGGTCATGCGGCGGCGCAGCAACGCGATCACCTCCGAGGCCGCGCTGCGCGGCGCCCGCGGCTCGGCCGCGCTGTCCGGCGCGGACTGGGCGCTGGAGGAGGTGCGCCGACGCACCGACTTCAGCGGCGACGACGAGGCCCGCACCGTGGGTGCCGCCCTGCGACTCACCGCTGAGGCCGGCCAGCTGCTGTCGATCTGGCGGCAGTCGCCCCTGCGCGTGCTGGCCCGGCTGCACCTGGTGGCGGCCGCGGACAAGGCCGACCAGGTGGGACGGCCCCGCAAGGAGGGCGAGCCGGTCGACGAGCCACTCGTCGGGCTGCCGCTGCCGAGCGCCACCGAGACGCACGGCAGGCTGGACGGACTGGCCGAGCTGATCATCGCGGGCGGCTCCGCACCGGCGCTGGTGACGGCCGCCGTCGTGCACGGCGAACTCCTGGCGCTGCGTCCCTTCACGTCGCACAACGGCCTGGTCGCACGCACGGCGGAGCGGATCGTCCTCATCGGCAGCGGCTTGGACCCGAAGTCGGTCTGCGCGGCCGAGGTCGGCCATGCGGAGCTGGGGCGCGAGGCCTACCTGGAGGCCCTCGGCGGGTACGTCTCCGGTACCCCGGAGGGCGTGGCCGCCTGGATCACCCACTGCGGCAGGGCCGTCGAGCTGGGTGCTCGTGAGTCGATGGCGGTGTGTGAGGCGCTGCAGCGCGGGGCGGCATGACATCGCGGGCGGTCCGTCGCAGAGCGGCGTGACCTGGCGGGGCCTGGAAACACGGCCGGAAAAATGATGCGGCGGTACGAGTTCTCGTACCGCCGCTGGCATGAGCATCGGGTTACCAAGCGTCCTCGATATATGCCCATCAGGTCGGGGGCTTTGCCCGTCACCTGGTGTGGCTGGCCCGTATTCGACGGGTCGACGTCGCGTGGGTGCCCGGTGTTCATGCTCGGTCCGTGGGGCCAAATGCGTTAAAAGGTGATCCTCTCGGATGTCCTTGGTCTCGCGGGCCGTTGAGTCCTTTGTACTCCTGCCCCGGAGCGAGCGGAAGTCCAGGCCGCACTTCTTTACTTTTCGGTTCAAATAGGACCGGGCATCGTCACAGGTCAAGCGACCGTGGCCCGGCGTCTGTTCGCGTACCAGACGAGTCCCGCGGTGGCCGCCGCAGCGCCTATCGCCGCGACCGCCACGAGCGCCGGGCGCGGCGGGACGGAGAACGCGGGAATGCGCTGCTTGAGCCGGACCGGGCGGTGGAAGTCCAGGATCGGCCACTCGCGCGCGAGGGCCTCGCGGCGCAGCGCCCGGTCCGGGTTCACGGCATGCGGATGGCCGACGGACTCCAGCATCGGCACATCGGTCGCCGAGTCGCTGTAGGCGTAGCAGCGGCTGAGGTCGTACCCCTCGGACTCGGCCAGCTCCCTGACGGCCTCGGCCTTGGTCGGGCCGTACGCGTAGTACTCCACTTCGCCCGTGAAGCAGCCGTCGTCGCCCACGACCATGCGGGTGGCGACCACGCGGTCCGCACCCAGCAGTTCGCCGATCGGCTCGACCACCTCGGCGCCCGAGGTGGACACGATCACGACGTCGCGGCCGGCGGTGTGGTGCTCCTCGATGAGGGAGGCGGCCTCGTCGTAGATGATCGGGTCGATCAGGTCGTGCAGCGTCTCGGCGACGATCTCCTTGACCTGCTGCACGTTCCAGCCCCGGCACAGGGCGGACAGATAGGCGCGCATGCGCTCCATCTGGTCGTGGTCCGCGCCCCCGGCCAGGAAGACGAACTGGGCATAGGCGGTACGCAAGACGGCCCTGCGGTTGATCAGACCGCCTTGGTAGAACGACTTGCTGAACGTGAGCGTGCTCGACTTCGCAATGACCGTCTTGTCCAGGTCAAAGAAGGCGGCTGTGCGGGGCATCGAGTGGTTTTCCACGCACCAGAGCATAGGGGCAGCCCATTCGGCGTAAGGTGGGGCGCGTGGGTTTGCCTGAGAAGGCTCTCGGGTACACCATGGAAGTCACGGATCGTTCGCGACCGTGCTAACCCGGCCCGACTCCTCCCCCCCCGAGTCGGCCGTGGGGACGACCCCCGCTCTCCCCCCCGGCGGGGGTCGTCGCATGTCCGGGTGGGTTTTCATCTCCTTCGCGCGGCTTGAAAGCCGCTTCGATACGGCTGTGGCGAAGCGCTTGTCATGCACCTGACTTGTCACGGTCGGTAGTCGCCGGACTGCTCTGTGGGAGTCGCACAGGGGGACTGAGCCGCTCACCGGTATGGGTGACGGCGATATCCACAACCCCCGGAACGTCCACAGTTATCCACCAAGATCCACACGATTTCCGGGATCGCTGCACCGTGATTCCAGCGCATCCCGCTCGCGGCGAGTTCATGGCCCGTTCCGAGCACCCGGGGGCGTTTGGCCGGTTTCTGCCGGCCGTTCACAGGGAGGCCGCTTGTCGGTTCTTCCCACGTTTGGGAATCGCGGGGCCGCAGGGGCCGCGCGAGTCATGCAGCGAAGGGGGATGGAAAGCGTGGCCGGAACCGTCACACACGACCCGCCGCCCGCAGCCGGAGGGCGGCAGGGCGGACCGCTGATCGTCACCGAGGACGGCGAACTCCTCGACGACCTGCTGCGCCTGTGCGCGGCGGCGGGCGCCACACCCGAGGTGCACCACGGGGTGCCCGAGCGCAGAGGCAGCTGGGAGGCCGCGCCGCTCGTCCTGGTCGGCGACGACGCCGCGCGGCGGGTGCGCGGGGCCGTCCGCAGAAGGGGTGTCGTGCTCGTCGGCCGGGACCAGGACGACTCCGGGGTGTGGCGGCGCGCCGTCGAGATCGGCGCCGAGCACGTCCTGATGCTGCCCGACGGCGAGCAGTGGCTGGTCGACCGGATCGCCGATGTGGCCGAGGGTGTCGGCAGGCCCGCCCTCACAGTGGGCGTCATCGGCGGCCGGGGCGGGGCCGGAGCGTCCACGCTCGCGTGCGCCCTCGCCGTCACCTCCGCGCGGGAGGGACTGCGCACGCTCCTCGTGGACGCCGATCCCCTGGGCGGGGGACTCGACGTCCTCCTCGGAGGTGAGACGGCCGAAGGG
The Streptomyces tuirus genome window above contains:
- the nhaA gene encoding Na+/H+ antiporter NhaA, with the translated sequence MTAPRSTTRRTVLGRLSLPERTYVADALRTETVGGVLLLAAAVTALLWANIPVLHDSYESVSHFHLGPAALGLDLSVAHWAADGLLAIFFFVAGIELKRELVAGDLRDPKAAALPVVAALCGMAVPALVYTVTALAGGGSLDGWAVPTATDIAFALAVLAVIGTSLPSALRAFLLTLAVVDDLFAILIIAVFFTADLNFAALGGAVAGLLLFWLLLRGGVRGWYVYVPLALVVWALMYNSGIHATIAGVAMGLMLRCHRHEGEDHSPGERIEHLVRPLSAGLAVPLFALFSAGVAVSGGALTDVFTQPETLGVVLGLVAGKALGIFGGTWLTARFTRASLSDDLAWADVFAVASLAGIGFTVSLLIGELAFAGDETMTNEVKAAVLLGSLIAATLATVLLKIRNAKYRRLWEEEERDEDADGVPDVYEEDDPAYHLRLAARYEAKAAEHRRIAQEKAAARHELAEVPGGAGEDHDGPA
- the acs gene encoding acetate--CoA ligase, translating into MSNESLANLLKEERRFAPPADLAANANVTAEAYEQAKADRLGFWAEQARRLTWAKEPTETLDWSNPPFAKWFKDGRLNVAYNCVDRHVEAGLGDRVAIHFEGEPGDSRAITYAELKDEVSKAANALQELGVQAGDRVAVYMPMIPETAIAMLACARIGAAHSVVFGGFSSDALATRIQDADARVIITTDGGYRRGKPSALKPAVDEAVEKAGIVEHVLVVRRTGQEVAFTEGRDVWWHDLVGRQSAEHTPQAFDAEHPLFILYTSGTTGKPKGILHTSGGYLTQTAYTHHAVFDLKPETDVYWCTADVGWVTGHSYIVYGPLANGATQVMYEGTPDTPHQGRFWEIVQKYGVTILYTAPTAIRTFMKWGDDIPAKFDLSSLRVLGSVGEPINPEAWVWYRKNIGADRTPVVDTWWQTETGSMMITPLPGVTATKPGSAQTPLPGISATVVDDEANEVPNGGGGYLVLTEPWPSMLRTIWGDDQRFIDTYWSRFEGKYFAGDGAKKDDDGDIWLLGRVDDVMLVSGHNISTTEVESALVSHPSVAEAAVVGAADETTGQAIVAFVILRGTASETEGLVAELRTHVGNALGPIAKPKRILPVAELPKTRSGKIMRRLLRDVAENRQLGDVTTLTDSTVMDLIQTKLPAAPSED
- a CDS encoding bifunctional SulP family inorganic anion transporter/carbonic anhydrase produces the protein MSACVPTRAADPNRTERTHPPHSPPPTGPRRFRIAGADVSASIAVFLIALPLSLGIALATGAPLQAGLVAAAVGGLVAGRLGGSPLQVSGPAAGLTVVTADLIQRYGWRTTCAITVLAGLAQLGLGCLRVARGALAVSPAIVHGMLAGIGVTIAVAQLHIVLGGTPQSSVPDNLRALPAQLAHMRPAAVSVSVLTLALLLLWPRLPGRAGRLLRKVPAALVAVAGATAAAALAGLRLPKVDLPSWSNHALAGLPEGPVLGLVAAVLTTTLVCSVQSLLGAVAVDKLVAGRPGLSPRVGRSNLDRELLGQGAANIVSGSLGGLPIAGVAVRSSANVHAGAISRNSTMLHGVLVVIAALLMVPILELIPLASLAALVMAVGIQMVSLNHIRTVTRHREVWVYAVTTLGVVSLGVLEGVALGIAMAVGVALHRLTRTRITHDEREGVHHVHVRGQLTFLAVPRLSRALHLVPHGADTVVELDGSFMDHAAYETLQDWQKTHTAQGGTVEITGRHPGTRISEPQASGDCRCRPWTPWRNHQCDGPQSTPPAEKNPDGSDRSQPDPTGTGGASGHELARGISAFQRNTAPLVRSELARLAREGQRPSQLFLTCADSRLVTSMITSSGPGDLFVVRNVGNLVPRPGEESGDDSVAAAIEYAVDVLRVRSITVCGHSGCGAMQALFDSEPGGARTPLKRWLRHGLPSLERMAEAGLPRDMLAGRSPEDAVEQLCLTNVVQQLEHLRAHDSVRRALDEGALELHGMYFHVGEAEAYLLTETETGGVFDRVREPDLSA
- a CDS encoding polysaccharide deacetylase family protein, whose amino-acid sequence is MAATHRIAASSVIAAVCAASLAGCATGTPRQEAPEPQKATPAQAPKSAVRLIGDGSTAYTGAQPHLPRPERLRPGQKPPQFVVFSWDGAGEDSQKLFSHFRKVAKRNNATMTYFLSGVYMLPDEKRDRYRPPQHSPGRSDIGFNDRRGIAATAKQLRLAWLEGNEIGTHFNGHFCGSGGGVGEWSVQDWKDEISQAKHFVKTWKTNTGLTGAAPLPFDYDKELIGARTPCLEGQRNFMRAARDLGFRYDTSGVNDQVWPKKKQGLWDVSMQLVPFPGHSFEQLTMDYNFMVNQSGTKTQGNPAMHDFWGDQMRDGLLKGFSRAYNGNRAPLIIGNHFESWNGGTYMRAVEEVIETVCTKEEVRCVSFRQLVDWLDAQDPKTLEKLRTLQVGQAPKAGWATFLSDRPAPAPKGVPGAPAAKGVPGAPAAKGVPGAPAAKGAPGASGVKGVPGAQGSKG
- a CDS encoding Fic family protein, with translation MSTAGASADPLAALGALPGVADSVESVRKAVDRVYGHRVMRRRSNAITSEAALRGARGSAALSGADWALEEVRRRTDFSGDDEARTVGAALRLTAEAGQLLSIWRQSPLRVLARLHLVAAADKADQVGRPRKEGEPVDEPLVGLPLPSATETHGRLDGLAELIIAGGSAPALVTAAVVHGELLALRPFTSHNGLVARTAERIVLIGSGLDPKSVCAAEVGHAELGREAYLEALGGYVSGTPEGVAAWITHCGRAVELGARESMAVCEALQRGAA
- a CDS encoding HAD family hydrolase — translated: MLWCVENHSMPRTAAFFDLDKTVIAKSSTLTFSKSFYQGGLINRRAVLRTAYAQFVFLAGGADHDQMERMRAYLSALCRGWNVQQVKEIVAETLHDLIDPIIYDEAASLIEEHHTAGRDVVIVSTSGAEVVEPIGELLGADRVVATRMVVGDDGCFTGEVEYYAYGPTKAEAVRELAESEGYDLSRCYAYSDSATDVPMLESVGHPHAVNPDRALRREALAREWPILDFHRPVRLKQRIPAFSVPPRPALVAVAAIGAAAATAGLVWYANRRRATVA
- the ssd gene encoding septum site-determining protein Ssd, translating into MESVAGTVTHDPPPAAGGRQGGPLIVTEDGELLDDLLRLCAAAGATPEVHHGVPERRGSWEAAPLVLVGDDAARRVRGAVRRRGVVLVGRDQDDSGVWRRAVEIGAEHVLMLPDGEQWLVDRIADVAEGVGRPALTVGVIGGRGGAGASTLACALAVTSAREGLRTLLVDADPLGGGLDVLLGGETAEGLRWPAFASSRGRVGGGALEESLPELHSLRVLSWDRGDRIAVPPQAVRAVLAAARRRGGTVVVDLPRRIDDGVAEVLTQLDVGVLVVPAELRAVAAAGRVASAVGMVLRDLRVAVRGPYPPGLDDREIARLLGLPLVGEVPDEPGLSRPDKGTAPPGAAPRGPLARFCKGFWERALVEAGAA